A stretch of Porites lutea chromosome 5, jaPorLute2.1, whole genome shotgun sequence DNA encodes these proteins:
- the LOC140936405 gene encoding spondin-1-like, with protein sequence MNAWSKWSACSPNNGKCGAGTQYQIRTVATQPYCSPACPATRQTRSCTHSCCPRDCAVSSWGSWSACSNICGTGTKTRTRRVTAKPYCNGRACPALKDATKCSQYNNRDCAVSSWGSWSTCSNTCGTGTKTRTRRVTAKPYCNGRACPALKDATKCSQYNNRDCVMSSWSSWSICSNGCGSGQSTRTRQIISPAVCLGKACGATNQSRKG encoded by the exons ATGAATGCGTGGAGTAAGTGGAGTGCGTGTTCCCCAAACAATGGCAAATGCGGAGCTGGTACTCAGTATCAGATACGTACCGTAGCTACCCAGCCATATTGCAGTCCCGCGTGTCCCGCCACGCGACAGACACGCTCGTGTACGCACAGTTGCTGCCCGAGGGACTGCGCTGTGTCGTCTTGGGGTTCTTGGAGTGCGTGTTCTAACATCTGTGGAACAG GTACAAAGACAAGAACACGGCGCGTTACTGCTAAACCATATTGTAATGGAAGAGCTTGTCCAGCCTTGAAAGACGCAACAAAGTGTTCGCAGTACAACAACCGCGATTGCGCTGTGTCGTCTTGGGGCTCGTGGAGTACGTGTTCTAACACCTGTGGAACAG GTACAAAGACAAGAACACGGCGCGTTACTGCTAAACCATATTGTAATGGACGAGCTTGTCCAGCCTTGAAAGATGCAACGAAGTGTTCGCAGTACAACAACCGCGATTGCGTCATGTCTTCGTGGTCATCCTGGTCAATTTGCAGCAATGGCTGCGGAAGCGGACAGTCCACCCGAACACGCCAAATAATATCGCCAGCAGTATGCCTCGGGAAGGCATGCGGGGCTACAAACCAGAGCAGGAAGGGGTAG